A single window of Colletes latitarsis isolate SP2378_abdomen chromosome 11, iyColLati1, whole genome shotgun sequence DNA harbors:
- the Npf gene encoding neuropeptide F isoform X2, producing the protein MQSFPNVIYLFLVVFILGTAIVLGEPEPMARPTRPEVFSSPDELRKYLDHVSDYYSLSGKARYGKRGDGPFAMSDDGRAWDTVKTILDVSEQPQQPSFEKRKLERRQFFRELDSSGDRKQHGMRIDARPCHVLAVDEKYYDDVQ; encoded by the exons ATGCAATCGTTTCCAAATGTCATCTACTTGTTCCTCGTCGTCTTCATTCTTGGAACTGCAATTGTACTTGGTGAACCCGAACCAATGGCCAGACCAACGCGACCAGAGGTATTCTCAAGCCCGGACGAGCTAAGGAAATACCTTGACCATGTTAGCGATTACTATTCTCTCAGCGGAAAGGCTAG GTACGGGAAAAGAGGCGATGGTCCATTCGCGATGTCGGACGACGGCCGTGCTTGGGACACAGTAAAAACGATCCTGGACGTTTCCGAACAACCGCAACAACCGAGTTTCGAAAAGAGGAAGCTGGAGAGACGTCAGTTTTTTCGCGAGCTCGACAGTTCCGGTGACAGGAAGCAGCACGGCATGAGAATCGACGCCCGACCTTGTCACGTGCTAGCCGTAGATGAAAAATACTACGACGATGTGCAATAA